The window AAATTCCACGATGCTCGTATTGATAACCAGCTGGCAACGAATACGCTGGTGCCGGATGTCGTACAACTTCAGACCTTGCAGGATTACCCACGCTGGAAAAAAGAAGGCGTGCTGCTGAACTATAAACCTATCGGCTGGGACAAAGTGTACCCCGCGTTTAAAGACAAAGACGGCAGTTGGACCGGCGTATTTGTCGATGCGTTCAGCAACGTGGTCAATACCAAACTGATTGCCGAAAATGCCTGGCCAACAGAAGCGAATGACTATTTACGTCCCGATCTGAAAGGCAGCATTGTCTTAACCTATCCGAACGATGACGACGCCGTGCTGTTCTGGTTTAAGCAGGTCGTGGATAAATACGGCTGGGAGTATGTCGCTAAATTCAAAGAACAGAACCCGGTTTACGTTCGTGGCACACAGGCTCCCGCAGACGATGTTGAAAGCGGTAAGTCAGCAGCAACATTCTCAACCGACGGTGCACTGGCTCCCGATCAAAACGCGAATTCGCGCTTCGTTCTGCCTAAAAGCGATCCGTTTGTTTCCTGGGCCCAACGTGCAGCCATTTTCAAACAGGCTAAACACCCGGAAAGCGCCAAGCTGTATCTGAGCTGGTTGCTGGATAAAGAAACGCAGAGCAATGTCTGGTATATGTGGTCAGTGCGTACTGACGTGGCACCACCCGCTGGCTATAAACCTATCTGGGAATATAAGAACACCAGCCCGCAGGCTTTTGCTGACTTCATGAGCGATCGTGCGGCGGTAGAATCGTTCCGTGCTCAGATCGGTCTGTATCTTGGTGAAGTGAAAGGTGAACCGTCTCCGGGTAACCTGGGGCTGCATCCAAAAGAAGCATTACCGCACTAAAGACCTCCCCCTCTGGATGTGCACCTAACACATCTGGCTAGGTTTTAGAAAAGCCCTTATCGCCAACAAAGCAATAAGGGCTTATTTGTCACTTTCGGTGTTCAGCATTCAACACTCATTGGCTGGTGGAAGACTGCTGTAAATAATCCGTCAAAAAGTGTTCTGGGTTACCCTGTTCGGACAGCGATTTACTGTAACCGATGCGAACAGGCTGCGCCTCACCGGGTAAGTAGAGTTCGCCATATCCCTGGTTCATGATCAGCACCACGAACTTTTTATGATCAACCTCTAGCCAATAGCGTGTGCCACTGGCTTGCTTTTCAACGTTCATTTTTTGGATTTTGGTATTCCACTCATGGTCAATACCGGTAATTTGTACCAGCGCCGTAGAGTCAGCCGGCTCACCAATGCGTAGCGTCCAGACCTGTGCCCCTTCAGTGCCTTCATACGCTTTGATCAGCGTCGCAATAGGTGGACGTGGCGTTTCTGCCGCAGCCACACGGGCAAATGAGAAAAGGCAAATCAGCAGAATAAACAATCCACTCAATGTAGTTCGTAGCATGGTCATGATTCAGTCCCTGTTTGTGGCACTCGGTGCCCTGTAAAAATACGCCTTCTATCGATACTGACGATCCTGAATCCCCATTAGGGAACAGAGCCCCGATAGTATCACAGCCCTCAAGTATCAGGCTGTAGACTGGTGTATTCAGGCAACTTCAGTTCGACGACGGCCTTTATTTTTTGCCCGATAGAGCGCCATATCCGCTGACTTTAACCAGTCCATATATTGGCCCATTTCCGGCGAAATCTCTGCGATACCGACGCTGACAAACACCGCTAACTGCGGCGTTTGGTTAAGGAACTTCAGCGACAAACTCTCCCGAATGCGACTCACGGCATCCAACGCCTCTCCCGCGCTGGTCTGCGGCAAAATAACGGCGAATTCATCTCCGCCAAACCGCCCAATCACATCCGTTTCACGAAAACCAGATGTCAGCTCGCGCGCCAGTAACAGTATCGCCTGATCGCCGACGTTGTGCCCAAAGTTATCGTTAAAGGCTTTAAAATGGTCGATATCAAACAGGACTAACGTCGCCGTGCGCTTGTAGCGCTGACAAAGGTCGAACTCGTGTTTCAGCAAACGTTCCCAGTGGTGGCGGTTATAGAGGTTGGTCATCCCGTCATGGATACTGACTTCCATCAGCATACGTTTGTGCTCCGCCAGCTTCAGCGCGGTGTTATAAGTGACATAACCCAGAAAAATGGGGTAGATCAGCAACATTGGCACACAGGCATAAATCTGTATCGGTGTCGTATCGAGTGAAACCGGCACCGCAAACAGCACAAGAACCGATACGCAGGCAACGCACTGTAATAGGATGCCCTGAACAAATAGCTTGATTCCACCGCCGGCCGTGCCGTTCATCCCGACCATCGCAGCAATCACCGCGCTGGGCAGGAGATTCACTCCCATAAACCCTATCCAGATGCCACCAAACACCACATCAAACAATAAATTACGTTTCTCGCACCGCATAGGAT is drawn from Pectobacterium aroidearum and contains these coding sequences:
- a CDS encoding ABC transporter substrate-binding protein, with product MFKLKQVVAFTALMATAATSYAAVEADKRPINELYQNALREGGIVTVYAGGDTPGQQDGIKQAFEKRFPGMKLNVIVDYSKFHDARIDNQLATNTLVPDVVQLQTLQDYPRWKKEGVLLNYKPIGWDKVYPAFKDKDGSWTGVFVDAFSNVVNTKLIAENAWPTEANDYLRPDLKGSIVLTYPNDDDAVLFWFKQVVDKYGWEYVAKFKEQNPVYVRGTQAPADDVESGKSAATFSTDGALAPDQNANSRFVLPKSDPFVSWAQRAAIFKQAKHPESAKLYLSWLLDKETQSNVWYMWSVRTDVAPPAGYKPIWEYKNTSPQAFADFMSDRAAVESFRAQIGLYLGEVKGEPSPGNLGLHPKEALPH
- the adrA gene encoding diguanylate cyclase AdrA; amino-acid sequence: MSASPPTFLTVDVRRSGLRFSQRVYIPRIVGTILCSLFIASVLITKPIPVLLWGLLLLNAFAWPHIAYLLSLRSRDPMRCEKRNLLFDVVFGGIWIGFMGVNLLPSAVIAAMVGMNGTAGGGIKLFVQGILLQCVACVSVLVLFAVPVSLDTTPIQIYACVPMLLIYPIFLGYVTYNTALKLAEHKRMLMEVSIHDGMTNLYNRHHWERLLKHEFDLCQRYKRTATLVLFDIDHFKAFNDNFGHNVGDQAILLLARELTSGFRETDVIGRFGGDEFAVILPQTSAGEALDAVSRIRESLSLKFLNQTPQLAVFVSVGIAEISPEMGQYMDWLKSADMALYRAKNKGRRRTEVA